In Mucilaginibacter boryungensis, a single window of DNA contains:
- a CDS encoding amidohydrolase, with protein MRKLLPLLLVAVITSCQQKEYNADLLVKNGLVYTVNSQFATVDAFVVKGGKILAIGKADSLEKIYYAKNVVDAGGKPVYPGFIDAHTHFYHYGLGLQEANLVGTTSWNAIIDTVLQYARKNADGWLVGRGWDQNHWPNKKFPDKSKLDSLFPVRPVILQRIDGHAAIANQAALNIAGIKPGQTIAGGEIETINGKLTGMLVDNAVDIVTRKIPVPTDQLTQDAFLDAQRNCFAVGLTTVDDCGLDYPMVNTIAQLQHKGLLKMRMYVMLSDRPENLDYLFKRGVFKTPGLNVRAIKVYADGALGSRGACLLEDYTDQPKWKGFLLSPQKHFDEVAQKIADKGFQMCTHAIGDSANRMVLKLYAKMLKGHNDRRWRVEHAQIVADDDVHYFKDYNIIPSVQPTHATSDMTWAALRLGPKRIKTAYAYKTLLDENGWIALGTDFPVENINPMYTFYAAVVRKDLNGLPANGFQVSNALSRVETLKGMTIWAAKANFEEKEKGSIEAGKFADFVIMDKDIMKINGAEIPKVKVLSTYVNGEKVYEKK; from the coding sequence ATGAGAAAACTTCTGCCACTATTGCTGGTTGCCGTCATAACGTCGTGCCAGCAAAAAGAATACAATGCCGACCTGCTGGTGAAAAACGGCCTTGTTTACACCGTTAATTCACAGTTTGCTACAGTCGATGCGTTTGTTGTTAAAGGGGGTAAGATTTTAGCCATAGGCAAGGCTGATAGTTTAGAGAAGATATATTACGCCAAAAATGTGGTTGATGCCGGGGGCAAGCCTGTTTACCCCGGGTTTATTGACGCCCATACGCATTTTTACCATTATGGCCTGGGCCTGCAGGAGGCCAATTTGGTAGGCACTACCAGTTGGAATGCCATTATTGATACTGTGCTGCAATATGCCCGTAAAAATGCAGACGGCTGGCTGGTAGGCCGCGGTTGGGACCAAAACCACTGGCCCAACAAAAAATTCCCTGATAAAAGTAAGCTGGATTCCCTGTTCCCCGTTCGCCCGGTAATTTTGCAGCGGATAGACGGCCATGCCGCTATTGCCAACCAGGCAGCATTAAATATTGCAGGCATTAAACCCGGGCAAACTATTGCAGGCGGCGAAATTGAAACAATTAACGGCAAGCTGACCGGCATGCTGGTTGATAATGCGGTGGATATAGTCACCCGTAAAATACCGGTACCTACAGATCAGTTAACGCAGGATGCCTTTTTAGATGCCCAACGTAATTGCTTTGCGGTAGGTTTAACTACGGTTGATGATTGCGGGCTGGATTATCCTATGGTGAATACCATAGCCCAGCTACAGCATAAGGGCTTGCTTAAAATGCGCATGTACGTAATGTTGTCCGACCGGCCCGAAAACCTGGACTATCTTTTTAAACGAGGCGTTTTTAAAACCCCTGGTTTAAATGTACGTGCTATTAAAGTTTATGCCGATGGGGCATTAGGATCGCGCGGGGCTTGCCTTTTGGAAGATTACACCGACCAGCCAAAATGGAAAGGCTTTTTATTAAGTCCGCAGAAACATTTTGATGAAGTAGCACAAAAAATTGCCGACAAGGGCTTCCAGATGTGTACCCATGCTATTGGCGACTCGGCCAACCGTATGGTGTTGAAACTGTATGCCAAAATGCTTAAAGGTCATAACGACCGCCGCTGGCGTGTTGAACACGCGCAAATTGTTGCTGACGACGATGTACATTATTTTAAGGATTACAACATTATCCCATCAGTACAACCAACACATGCTACATCGGACATGACCTGGGCGGCGTTGCGCCTTGGCCCGAAGCGTATAAAAACCGCTTATGCTTATAAAACGCTGCTGGACGAGAATGGCTGGATAGCCTTGGGCACCGACTTCCCGGTTGAAAATATTAACCCTATGTATACTTTTTATGCCGCAGTTGTGCGTAAAGACCTGAACGGGTTACCCGCGAATGGTTTCCAGGTAAGTAATGCCTTATCGCGCGTTGAAACACTAAAAGGCATGACTATTTGGGCGGCCAAAGCCAATTTTGAGGAAAAGGAGAAAGGCAGTATCGAGGCTGGCAAATTTGCCGATTTTGTAATAATGGATAAGGATATAATGAAAATTAATGGCGCCGAAATACCAAAAGTAAAGGTGCTGAGTACGTATGTTAATGGAGAAAAAGTATATGAGAAAAAATAA
- a CDS encoding transferrin receptor-like dimerization domain-containing protein: MKKIFTLALCAFSANLYAQQKTISGFTAANAAKEVQLEQQFDKAISAKRIGENDKQLSAYPHHIGSPGGKAVADAILAKYKSYGLDAHIETYTVLFPTPKTRVLELTSPTKYTAILKEPALKEDATSGQAGQLPTYNAWSADGDVTGALVFVNYGLPDDYDRLEKMGVDVKGKIVIAKYGRSWRGIKPKVAYEHGAIGCIIYSDPKDDGYSQGDVYPKGPYKNEYGVQRGSVMDMVIYPGDPLTPGVGSTKDAKRLDRKDATTILKIPVLPISYHDAQPLLAALDGPVAPDDWRGSLPITYHVGPGKATVHLKLEFDWKQVPAYDVIAMIKGSKYPDEWVMRGNHHDAWVNGASDPISGQSIMLDEARVLGEMLKTGWKPKRSIVFCSWDGEEPGLMGSTEYVEDHAKELQQKAVVYINTDDTGRGFFGASGSHALETYVNEISQDVIDPETKVTLFERNKGREAVNTSSVKAKKEILDRKAEHIGALGSGSDYSPFFQHLGIPSLNFGFGGEDGGGEYHSIYDSYDDYTRFKDPGFIYDATLASVTGRATLRMANADVLPFDFQSLYSTINKYAGELNELVNQMRESTAADNMLIKNNAYALAADPTKKMALPVAKPEVPALDFKPLTNALAALKTSTEKLSTTWASAAQTNADHDKLNKLLYQAEQQLLSTEGLPRRDWYKHTIYAPGFYTGYGVKTIPGVREAIEQRNWVEAQQQIGVVAKYITQLAEYLDKTGM; this comes from the coding sequence ATGAAGAAGATCTTTACCCTCGCATTATGCGCGTTTTCGGCAAACCTGTATGCCCAGCAAAAAACTATCTCTGGCTTTACCGCCGCCAATGCTGCAAAAGAAGTACAATTAGAACAGCAATTTGATAAAGCCATTAGCGCTAAACGCATCGGCGAAAACGATAAACAGTTATCAGCTTACCCGCACCATATCGGTTCGCCGGGTGGTAAGGCGGTGGCCGATGCCATTTTGGCCAAATACAAAAGCTACGGACTGGATGCACATATTGAAACTTATACCGTACTTTTCCCAACACCAAAAACGCGTGTGCTGGAATTAACATCGCCCACCAAATATACTGCTATACTAAAAGAACCCGCTTTAAAAGAGGACGCTACCTCAGGTCAGGCAGGGCAGTTGCCTACCTATAACGCCTGGAGCGCCGATGGCGATGTTACCGGCGCGCTGGTGTTTGTAAACTACGGTTTGCCCGATGATTACGATCGCCTGGAGAAAATGGGCGTAGATGTGAAAGGTAAAATTGTGATAGCCAAATATGGCCGCTCGTGGCGGGGGATTAAACCTAAAGTGGCTTATGAACATGGCGCTATCGGCTGCATTATTTATTCCGACCCCAAGGATGACGGTTATTCCCAGGGCGATGTATACCCTAAAGGTCCTTATAAAAATGAGTATGGTGTGCAGCGCGGCTCGGTAATGGATATGGTGATCTATCCCGGCGACCCACTTACGCCCGGTGTAGGTTCAACTAAAGATGCCAAACGCTTAGACCGGAAGGACGCGACCACGATATTGAAAATACCGGTCCTGCCAATCAGCTATCACGATGCCCAGCCTTTGCTGGCCGCCCTTGACGGCCCGGTTGCGCCGGATGATTGGCGGGGCAGCCTGCCCATTACCTACCACGTGGGGCCGGGCAAAGCAACGGTACATTTAAAACTGGAGTTTGATTGGAAACAAGTACCGGCTTATGATGTGATAGCCATGATAAAAGGCAGCAAGTACCCCGATGAATGGGTAATGCGTGGCAACCATCACGATGCCTGGGTAAACGGCGCCAGCGATCCTATCAGCGGGCAATCTATTATGTTGGATGAAGCCCGGGTGCTGGGCGAAATGCTGAAGACCGGCTGGAAACCTAAACGCAGTATCGTATTCTGCTCGTGGGATGGTGAAGAACCCGGCCTGATGGGCTCGACCGAATATGTGGAAGACCACGCCAAAGAACTGCAGCAAAAAGCGGTGGTATATATTAATACCGACGATACCGGCCGCGGATTTTTTGGCGCCAGCGGTTCGCACGCGCTGGAAACTTATGTGAACGAAATATCGCAGGATGTAATCGATCCTGAAACTAAAGTGACGTTGTTTGAACGCAACAAAGGCCGCGAAGCGGTGAATACCTCATCTGTAAAGGCTAAAAAAGAAATACTGGATAGAAAAGCCGAGCATATCGGGGCACTGGGTTCAGGGTCGGATTATTCACCATTCTTTCAGCACTTGGGCATACCATCTTTAAACTTCGGTTTTGGCGGTGAGGATGGCGGCGGCGAATATCATTCTATTTATGATAGTTATGATGATTACACCCGCTTTAAAGATCCCGGTTTTATATACGATGCCACCCTGGCTTCAGTAACCGGTAGGGCTACCTTGCGCATGGCTAACGCCGATGTACTTCCGTTTGATTTTCAAAGTTTATACAGTACTATTAATAAGTATGCGGGCGAATTAAACGAACTGGTAAACCAAATGCGTGAAAGCACTGCGGCAGATAACATGCTGATAAAAAACAACGCCTATGCGCTGGCTGCAGATCCCACTAAAAAAATGGCGCTGCCTGTTGCGAAACCCGAAGTGCCTGCTTTAGATTTTAAACCCTTAACAAATGCCTTAGCCGCGCTTAAAACAAGCACTGAAAAGTTATCAACTACCTGGGCCAGCGCCGCGCAAACCAATGCCGACCACGATAAGCTGAACAAACTACTTTACCAGGCCGAGCAGCAACTGTTATCAACCGAAGGCCTGCCCCGCCGCGATTGGTATAAGCACACCATCTACGCGCCGGGCTTTTATACCGGCTATGGTGTAAAAACCATCCCCGGCGTACGCGAGGCTATCGAGCAACGCAACTGGGTTGAGGCACAGCAGCAAATTGGGGTGGTAGCTAAATACATTACACAATTGGCGGAGTATTTGGATAAAACTGGGATGTAA
- the mutL gene encoding DNA mismatch repair endonuclease MutL: MSDIIQLLPDAVANQIAAGEVVQRPASAVKELIENAIDAGADKIQLILKDAGKALIQVIDNGCGMSITDARMCFERHATSKIRKADDLFSIRTMGFRGEAMASIAAIAQVELKTRRHDDELGTSILIEGSEVIKQEPCSCDAGTSISIKNLFYNTPARRNFLKGNPVETRHIIDEFQRVALANPNVFFTMHHDGQEVYHLPAAPLKQRIIHLLGNNYNQRLVPVEEDTSIIKLHGYVGKPEFARRTRGEQFFFVNNRFIKDAYLNHAVLTAFEELLPDESYPLYVLFIDIDPSRIDINVHPTKTEIKYQDDKAIYAIIRSAVKRALGKYNITPSLDFEIDNNIQHMITPVPLEDIVQPSISFNPDFNPFIKETKGTITPAPSYSGGSGSYQKSSIPANWDTLYEISKKETNTQHTLEVDTEQITVEDQVVNKTSERQLFQIHNRFILSQIKSGFMLISQQAAHERVLYERFLHQLENHSGVSQQSLFPQTVTLNSSDFELLKELLPDIRALGFDIREFGPNSVVVDGVPADLNNTSEHALLEHLLEGFKNNMAILKLDKRDNLARALARNAAIKAGTSLSLEEMNVLIDQLFACQMPNMALNGKPVISTFTLNELLERFEK; the protein is encoded by the coding sequence ATGAGTGATATTATACAGCTTTTACCGGATGCAGTTGCTAACCAGATAGCGGCCGGCGAAGTTGTGCAGCGGCCGGCATCGGCAGTGAAGGAATTGATAGAGAACGCCATTGATGCCGGGGCTGATAAGATACAATTGATACTAAAAGATGCCGGCAAGGCATTGATACAGGTAATAGATAACGGCTGCGGCATGAGTATTACCGATGCCCGCATGTGCTTTGAACGGCATGCTACTTCTAAAATACGTAAGGCTGACGATCTGTTCAGCATCCGTACCATGGGTTTCCGGGGCGAGGCCATGGCATCTATTGCGGCTATTGCACAGGTAGAACTTAAAACCCGCCGCCACGATGACGAGTTGGGTACAAGCATCCTGATAGAAGGGTCGGAAGTGATAAAACAAGAACCCTGTTCGTGCGATGCGGGGACATCTATCAGCATAAAAAACCTGTTTTATAATACCCCTGCGCGCCGTAACTTTTTAAAAGGCAACCCGGTAGAAACACGCCACATAATTGATGAGTTTCAGCGTGTGGCACTGGCTAACCCCAATGTATTTTTTACTATGCACCACGATGGGCAGGAAGTTTATCACCTGCCGGCGGCGCCGTTAAAACAGCGGATCATCCACCTGTTGGGAAATAATTATAACCAGCGTTTGGTACCGGTTGAAGAAGATACATCTATTATTAAACTGCATGGTTATGTAGGCAAGCCCGAGTTTGCACGCCGTACCCGCGGCGAACAATTCTTTTTTGTAAACAACCGTTTTATTAAGGATGCTTACCTGAACCATGCCGTGCTGACCGCTTTTGAGGAACTGCTGCCCGACGAAAGCTACCCGCTTTATGTACTGTTTATTGATATCGACCCATCGCGGATTGATATTAACGTGCACCCTACCAAAACCGAAATAAAGTACCAGGATGATAAAGCTATCTACGCCATCATCCGCTCGGCAGTAAAACGGGCTTTGGGTAAATATAACATTACGCCAAGTTTGGATTTTGAGATAGACAACAACATCCAGCACATGATAACCCCCGTGCCCTTAGAGGATATTGTACAACCAAGCATCAGCTTTAACCCCGACTTTAACCCGTTTATAAAGGAAACCAAGGGGACTATCACGCCTGCGCCAAGTTATAGTGGTGGCAGCGGCAGCTATCAAAAAAGCAGCATCCCGGCTAATTGGGATACCCTGTACGAGATCAGTAAAAAAGAAACCAATACCCAGCATACGCTTGAAGTAGATACCGAGCAGATAACGGTTGAAGATCAAGTGGTAAATAAAACCAGCGAACGTCAGCTGTTCCAGATCCATAACCGGTTCATCCTATCACAAATTAAGTCGGGCTTTATGCTTATCAGTCAGCAGGCCGCACATGAGCGGGTGTTGTACGAGCGTTTTTTACATCAGTTGGAAAATCACTCGGGCGTAAGCCAGCAAAGCCTGTTCCCGCAAACGGTGACCCTGAACAGCAGCGATTTTGAGTTACTGAAGGAATTGCTGCCGGATATCCGCGCACTGGGTTTTGATATCCGTGAGTTTGGCCCAAATAGTGTAGTGGTTGATGGCGTACCCGCCGATTTAAACAATACCAGCGAGCATGCTTTATTAGAGCATTTGCTGGAGGGTTTTAAAAACAACATGGCTATTTTAAAGTTAGATAAGCGCGATAACCTGGCCCGGGCGCTGGCCCGCAACGCGGCCATTAAAGCAGGCACCAGTTTATCGTTAGAGGAGATGAACGTGTTGATAGACCAGCTGTTTGCCTGCCAGATGCCCAACATGGCACTGAACGGGAAACCTGTAATAAGCACTTTTACATTAAATGAACTATTGGAACGATTTGAAAAATAA
- a CDS encoding serine hydrolase domain-containing protein translates to MRKNKWGMLPIVGSMLVMFNFACAQTHQQNLRYVKDEQQVANTTVLLNNRQSLIPLQNLDQAKVASVHFLYRFAAPFDSLLNKYTVVASFDGNEYMGEKTIYNLSDDMKMYNTIIVELTETDLTNIQVINFITATQRIKNVIVVMFGNDSGLKYLTSVTGPIIWSEKVTPVSAAFCAQGIFGGVAFTQKLNRTAIKLFPVGSGYITTKTRLQYTVPEDAGVNAENLTGIDKIASEALREHATPGCVVLVAKDGKVIFNKAYGYHTYDNTMPDKLNDIFDLASVTKVSATTMEAMRLYDQGKLGLDSTISSYIATARNSDKNDIKVRELLTHQAGLVPDVATWEKLAPADMSADSSAIFPTKIADRVYLRKDYFKNVTWPRILASPLKTRGKYVYSDVSMYIMKEIEETITATPLNVYTQHNFYKPLGMQTAGFLPLNRFPKDRIIPTEYDATFRKQLLIGYVHDQGAGMMGGVSGHAGLFASANDLAILYQMILNKGTYGGTQYFKPETVDLFTAQQSPVSRRGLGFDRWDPEVSKKYPSELASPQTFGHTGYTGTCFWVDPKYNMVYIFLSNRVNPKDQNKLGSLQIRGRIQDVAISAIQKGM, encoded by the coding sequence ATGAGAAAAAATAAATGGGGAATGCTCCCCATCGTAGGATCGATGCTGGTAATGTTCAATTTTGCCTGTGCGCAAACGCATCAGCAAAATTTAAGATATGTTAAAGACGAACAGCAGGTAGCCAATACAACGGTGCTGTTAAACAACCGGCAAAGCCTTATACCCCTGCAAAATCTTGACCAGGCTAAAGTGGCCAGCGTACATTTTCTGTATCGTTTTGCAGCGCCGTTTGATAGCTTGCTAAATAAATATACTGTGGTAGCCTCGTTTGATGGTAATGAATACATGGGCGAAAAAACTATTTATAACCTATCGGATGATATGAAAATGTATAACACCATTATTGTGGAGTTAACAGAAACCGACTTAACCAATATTCAGGTAATAAATTTTATTACGGCAACCCAAAGAATAAAAAATGTGATTGTTGTAATGTTTGGTAACGATTCGGGGTTAAAATATCTGACATCGGTTACAGGGCCAATTATCTGGTCGGAAAAAGTGACCCCGGTATCTGCCGCTTTTTGCGCGCAGGGTATTTTTGGTGGTGTTGCTTTTACTCAAAAACTTAACCGCACCGCAATCAAACTGTTTCCTGTTGGCAGCGGTTATATTACCACCAAAACCCGTTTACAGTATACCGTGCCCGAAGATGCGGGTGTAAATGCCGAGAACCTTACCGGGATTGATAAAATTGCTTCGGAAGCCCTTCGCGAACACGCTACACCGGGTTGTGTAGTGCTGGTAGCCAAAGACGGTAAAGTGATCTTTAATAAAGCTTACGGCTATCATACTTATGATAATACGATGCCCGATAAGCTAAATGATATCTTCGACCTGGCATCGGTAACTAAAGTATCGGCTACCACTATGGAAGCTATGCGTTTGTACGACCAGGGGAAACTGGGGCTCGATTCAACAATTAGCAGCTATATTGCCACTGCCCGCAACAGTGATAAAAACGATATTAAAGTGCGCGAACTGCTGACCCACCAGGCGGGCCTGGTGCCCGATGTGGCTACATGGGAAAAATTGGCCCCGGCAGATATGAGCGCCGATTCATCAGCTATATTCCCCACCAAAATTGCCGATCGTGTTTACCTGCGTAAAGACTACTTCAAAAACGTAACCTGGCCGCGTATATTGGCATCACCGTTAAAAACGCGCGGCAAGTATGTTTATAGCGATGTAAGCATGTATATTATGAAAGAGATTGAGGAAACCATTACGGCTACGCCGCTTAATGTTTATACCCAGCATAACTTTTATAAACCGCTGGGTATGCAAACTGCCGGTTTTTTACCGCTGAACCGTTTTCCAAAAGACCGCATTATCCCCACAGAATACGATGCCACCTTTCGTAAACAGTTGCTGATAGGCTACGTGCACGATCAGGGCGCGGGTATGATGGGCGGGGTGTCCGGCCATGCCGGGCTTTTTGCCAGCGCTAACGATCTGGCCATCCTGTATCAGATGATACTGAACAAAGGTACCTACGGCGGCACCCAATACTTCAAACCCGAGACGGTTGACCTGTTCACCGCGCAGCAATCGCCGGTTAGCCGCCGCGGTTTAGGGTTCGACCGTTGGGATCCTGAAGTGAGCAAAAAATATCCGTCGGAACTTGCCTCGCCGCAAACGTTTGGCCATACCGGCTACACCGGCACCTGCTTTTGGGTAGACCCGAAATATAACATGGTATACATCTTCCTGTCAAACAGGGTAAACCCTAAAGACCAAAATAAGTTAGGCAGTTTGCAAATACGCGGCCGCATACAGGATGTAGCGATAAGCGCTATACAAAAGGGGATGTAA
- a CDS encoding Tex family protein — MIAHHHKIATELSITDKQVNATIALLDEGATVPFISRYRKELTGSLDEVQVAAIRDRVQQLRDLDKRREAILKSLTEMGKLTPELEKQINEAETMVLLEDIYLPYRPKRQTRATKAREKGLQPLADLILSQTRIDLEAEADKYIDAEKGVNSTEEALAGARDIIAETISENAEVRTQMRSLFIEKGTFQSKVIPGKEESGIKYKDYFDWTEPVKTAPSHRVLAMRRGEKEEILYLDLQPPEDEAVALLDREFVKGNNSSSDQVRLAIADGYKRLLKPSMETEVRLMTKKAADEEAIRVFAENARQLLLAAPLGQKRVMAIDPGFRTGCKVVCLDEQGKLEEYTAIFPHTGAGQAKEAEKTILFLVDKYKIEAIAIGNGTAGRETETFIRNLNIPGVTIVMVNESGASIYSASEVAREEFPDKDVTVRGAVSIGRRLMDPLAELVKIDPKSIGVGQYQHDVDQAKLQTSLDDTVISCVNAVGVELNTASKEILAYVSGLGPQLAQNIVTYRNENGAFKRRDQLKKVPRLGDKAFEQAAGFLRIRNTADPLEASAVHPERYALVEQMAKDKGCTVANLMSDAALRKSIPLQKYMTDTVGLPTLNDIMAELAKPGRDPREQFETFSFTEGVNAISDLKAGMKLPGIVTNITNFGAFVDIGVHQDGLVHLSQITNRFIKDPNEVLKVAQRVQVTVVEVDANRKRISLSMKDNEPKQERKPAERKPDERRPNQQNYNRPQHQQKPKQNEETDMAIKLAALRGKFK, encoded by the coding sequence ATGATAGCCCATCACCATAAAATAGCTACCGAACTTTCTATTACCGATAAACAGGTAAACGCCACCATTGCCCTGTTAGATGAAGGCGCTACCGTACCCTTCATCAGCCGTTACCGTAAGGAATTGACCGGCAGTTTGGATGAAGTGCAGGTGGCAGCTATACGCGACCGTGTGCAGCAACTGCGCGATCTGGATAAACGCCGCGAAGCCATCCTGAAATCGCTGACGGAAATGGGTAAGCTTACACCTGAACTGGAGAAGCAGATTAATGAGGCAGAAACCATGGTACTGCTGGAAGATATTTATCTGCCCTACCGCCCTAAGCGCCAAACCCGGGCCACCAAAGCCCGCGAAAAAGGCCTGCAGCCGCTGGCTGATCTGATACTAAGCCAAACCCGTATTGACCTGGAAGCCGAGGCTGATAAATATATAGATGCTGAAAAAGGCGTAAATTCTACCGAAGAAGCTTTGGCCGGAGCCCGTGATATTATTGCGGAAACCATTAGCGAGAACGCCGAAGTGCGCACGCAAATGCGTAGTTTGTTTATTGAGAAAGGCACTTTTCAATCAAAAGTTATACCCGGCAAGGAAGAGAGCGGTATTAAATATAAAGATTACTTCGACTGGACCGAGCCCGTGAAAACAGCGCCATCGCACCGGGTGCTGGCTATGCGCCGGGGTGAGAAAGAGGAGATACTATACCTTGATCTGCAACCACCCGAAGATGAAGCCGTAGCTTTGCTGGATAGGGAGTTTGTAAAGGGCAATAATTCATCAAGCGACCAGGTGCGCCTGGCCATTGCCGATGGCTATAAGCGACTGCTAAAACCATCCATGGAAACTGAAGTGCGTTTAATGACCAAGAAGGCTGCCGACGAGGAAGCTATCCGCGTGTTTGCCGAAAATGCCCGTCAGCTTTTACTGGCCGCGCCGCTGGGCCAAAAACGGGTAATGGCGATAGACCCCGGCTTTCGTACCGGCTGTAAGGTAGTTTGCCTGGATGAACAGGGCAAGCTGGAAGAATACACCGCTATTTTTCCGCATACCGGGGCCGGTCAGGCTAAAGAAGCCGAAAAAACCATTCTGTTTTTGGTTGATAAATATAAAATTGAAGCCATTGCCATTGGCAACGGTACTGCCGGCCGCGAAACGGAAACCTTTATACGTAACCTGAATATCCCTGGTGTTACCATTGTAATGGTGAACGAAAGCGGGGCGTCTATTTATTCCGCATCTGAAGTTGCCCGCGAGGAGTTTCCGGATAAGGATGTAACCGTGAGGGGCGCTGTGTCTATAGGTCGCCGTTTGATGGATCCGCTGGCCGAACTGGTGAAAATAGACCCGAAATCAATTGGTGTTGGTCAGTACCAGCACGATGTTGACCAGGCCAAACTACAAACATCGCTGGATGATACCGTAATTAGCTGTGTGAACGCCGTGGGTGTAGAATTAAACACTGCATCTAAAGAAATATTGGCTTATGTATCGGGCCTTGGTCCGCAGCTGGCGCAAAACATTGTGACTTACCGTAACGAGAACGGCGCCTTTAAACGTCGCGACCAACTAAAGAAAGTACCACGCCTGGGCGATAAAGCTTTTGAACAAGCGGCGGGTTTCCTGCGCATCCGCAATACCGCCGACCCATTAGAGGCCAGTGCTGTACACCCCGAGCGTTATGCTTTGGTGGAACAAATGGCTAAAGATAAAGGCTGCACCGTGGCTAATTTAATGTCCGACGCAGCCTTGCGTAAAAGCATCCCGTTGCAAAAATATATGACTGATACCGTTGGCTTACCAACGTTAAACGATATTATGGCCGAACTGGCCAAACCTGGCCGCGATCCGCGCGAGCAGTTTGAAACTTTCAGCTTTACCGAGGGTGTAAATGCGATAAGCGATCTGAAAGCCGGCATGAAACTACCGGGGATAGTAACCAATATTACCAATTTTGGCGCTTTTGTAGATATCGGCGTTCACCAGGATGGCTTAGTGCACCTTAGCCAAATTACCAACCGCTTTATTAAAGACCCTAACGAAGTATTGAAAGTTGCCCAGCGCGTGCAGGTAACTGTAGTTGAAGTGGATGCAAACCGCAAACGGATATCGCTATCCATGAAAGATAACGAGCCAAAGCAGGAAAGAAAACCAGCTGAACGCAAACCGGATGAAAGAAGGCCTAACCAGCAAAATTATAACCGCCCGCAGCATCAGCAAAAACCTAAGCAAAACGAGGAAACCGATATGGCAATAAAGCTGGCGGCATTAAGAGGTAAGTTTAAGTAG
- a CDS encoding NAD(P)/FAD-dependent oxidoreductase: MTNNFSYWEQTAFTGKADVIIIGSGLVGLSAALTIKKQQPNLSVLVLERGFLPSGASTKNAGFACFGTASEQLEFIRRSTPEETVKLVDYKWRGLQRLRQNLGDENIRYHQHGGYELFMADEADHAEKCIAQLAYLNDLLSPVIGQKNIYAVANDQINAFGFKGVGYMIYNPFEGQIHTGHMMRTLLHKVYQTDTIVLNNCEVTDMVNEDTGISIKTTQGNFKAGKVILATNAFARQLYPELQVTPGRGQVLVTKHIPNLKLKGTYHFNQGYYYFRNIDDRILFGGGRNIDFNAEATWDFGQTEAVKRQLVKYLQEMIIPDTPVEVDYWWSGIMGFGEDISPIIKEVKPGIFCAVRCNGMGVAMGSLVGEEVAVLSLSPPAP, encoded by the coding sequence ATGACAAACAATTTCTCCTACTGGGAACAAACCGCATTTACGGGCAAGGCCGATGTTATCATCATCGGTAGTGGACTGGTAGGCCTCAGCGCGGCGCTGACTATTAAAAAGCAGCAACCCAATTTAAGTGTACTGGTGTTGGAGCGTGGCTTTTTACCCAGCGGCGCCAGTACTAAAAACGCGGGGTTCGCCTGTTTCGGAACAGCATCGGAACAGTTGGAGTTTATCCGCAGGTCGACGCCTGAGGAAACGGTGAAGCTGGTGGATTATAAATGGCGCGGCCTGCAACGCCTGCGCCAGAATTTAGGTGATGAAAATATCCGTTACCACCAGCACGGCGGTTACGAATTATTTATGGCTGATGAGGCTGACCATGCCGAAAAATGCATAGCGCAGTTAGCTTATCTGAATGATTTATTAAGCCCTGTTATCGGCCAAAAAAATATTTATGCTGTAGCAAATGATCAAATAAACGCCTTTGGCTTTAAAGGCGTAGGATATATGATCTATAACCCTTTTGAGGGACAGATCCACACCGGGCACATGATGCGCACCCTACTGCACAAGGTTTACCAAACCGATACCATAGTGCTGAACAACTGCGAGGTGACTGATATGGTGAATGAGGATACCGGCATCAGCATTAAAACCACACAGGGTAACTTTAAAGCAGGTAAAGTAATATTAGCTACAAATGCATTTGCCCGGCAACTGTATCCTGAATTGCAGGTAACCCCTGGGCGTGGGCAGGTACTGGTGACCAAACATATCCCTAATTTGAAACTAAAAGGGACTTATCATTTTAACCAGGGCTACTATTATTTCCGTAATATTGATGACCGCATACTTTTTGGCGGTGGCCGCAACATTGATTTCAACGCCGAGGCGACCTGGGATTTCGGGCAAACCGAAGCGGTGAAACGACAACTGGTAAAATATCTGCAGGAAATGATCATCCCTGATACGCCTGTTGAAGTTGATTATTGGTGGAGCGGCATTATGGGTTTTGGCGAGGATATATCGCCGATAATTAAAGAAGTTAAACCCGGCATATTTTGCGCGGTACGCTGCAATGGCATGGGCGTTGCTATGGGCAGTTTAGTGGGGGAAGAAGTGGCGGTTTTGAGTTTGAGCCCCCCAGCCCCCTAA